A window of Acidobacteriota bacterium genomic DNA:
TGATCCATCTGGCCGGGGCGTTGCTCGTCATCGCCCTGCTTCCCTTCACGAAGCTGGCCCACGCGCTCCTTTTTCCCTTCACGCGGATCACGTGGGAGCTCGGCTGGCATTTCGTTCCCCGGGCCGGTGAACGCGTCCGCCTGGCTCTCGGAAAGGAGGGAGAGGGCGTATGACCCAGAATCCCTGCATCCTGACGGACGTCACCCTCTGCATCGGCTGCGAGGAATGCGTCGCCGCCTGCCAGAAGATCAACGGCCTGGAGGGGACCGAGGTCCCGCCCCGTCCCGGCGCCAGCCCCGACGGGCTCTCGGCGTCCCGCTGGACCACCGTGGTGCGGCGACCCGGAAATCGGTACGTCCGCAAGCAATGCCAGCATTGCGACGATCCGGCTTGCGTCTCCGTGTGTCCCGTGGGCGCCCTCGTCAAGACCCCCGAGGGGCCCGTGATCTACGACAAGTCGGTCTGCATGGGCTGCCGCTACTGCATGCTCGGCTGTCCCTTCGGCGTGCCTCACTACGAGTGGAGCTCCGCGGCCCCGTCGGTGCGCAAGTGCATCCTGTGCTACGACAACCTGAAAGCCGGCAAGGTCCAGGCGCCCGCCTGCGTGACGGCCTGTCCCAAGAAGGCCACGATCTTCGGCACACGGGAGGAGATGCTGGCGGAGGCTCGGCGCCGGCTGGCGGCCGAACCCGCCAAGTACGTTCAGAAGATCTGGGGGGAACGCGAGGCGGGAGGCACCTCCGTGCTCCTCATCGGCGACATCTCCCTTGACTTCCTGGCCTGGAACGAGAACCGGCTGACGGGGGACAGACCTCTTCCCGAAAAGACCTGGGCGGCTCTTTGGCCGGTCCCCCTGGAATTCCTGGGCATGGGCGCCCTCATGGGAGGCATCTACTGGGTGATCGACCGCCGGCGTCGCCTCGCGGCCGAAAGACAACAGGAACCGGTGAACGGGGAGGGGGGCGGCCATGGAAAATAGGCGGGCTTTCATCGTCAAGGCCATTTTGTGGTTGATCGCGGGGCTGGGCGCCGCCGTCGCGGCGCTCCGGTTCACGCTGGGGCTGGGCACGGCCACGGCGTTGTCGGACACGACACCGTGGGGCCTGTGGATCGGGTTTGACGTCATGGGGGGGGTGGCCTTGGCGGCGGGAGGATTCGTCATGGCCGCCCTCGTGCATATTTTTCAGAGAGAGAAGTACCACGCGGCGGCCCGCCCGGCCATCCTGACCGCCTTCCTGGGCTACGGCGCGGTGGCCGTGGGTCTCCTGTTCGACTTGGGTCTTCCCTGGCACATCTGGCACCCCATTCTGTTCTGGAACATTCGCTCCCC
This region includes:
- a CDS encoding 4Fe-4S dicluster domain-containing protein, which produces MTQNPCILTDVTLCIGCEECVAACQKINGLEGTEVPPRPGASPDGLSASRWTTVVRRPGNRYVRKQCQHCDDPACVSVCPVGALVKTPEGPVIYDKSVCMGCRYCMLGCPFGVPHYEWSSAAPSVRKCILCYDNLKAGKVQAPACVTACPKKATIFGTREEMLAEARRRLAAEPAKYVQKIWGEREAGGTSVLLIGDISLDFLAWNENRLTGDRPLPEKTWAALWPVPLEFLGMGALMGGIYWVIDRRRRLAAERQQEPVNGEGGGHGK